The Actinomycetota bacterium genome has a window encoding:
- a CDS encoding MFS transporter yields MATDAGWRPLRSPARAGSRGLGASPFARLALVHALMLAGDTLITMALADSLFFSIRPGAARGKVILYLLLTMAPFAVVGPLLGPVLDKSRTGRRTVVILSAASRALVCLSMAHHLKGLLLFPEAFAALVLSKTYLITKSALVPSAVDREEELVDANSRLAVLGVVAGFAIAAPGAVLLKVSFLGGDWVLRLAAVVFATATVAAFRLRRAAGDPPPPVADERQQLRAAGIRLAASAMAVLRGIVGFLTFLVTFGFRQTAGVPAFWFGVVLVASLVGTFFGNLLAPRLRRLVAEERMLMGALLVVAFVGLVAARFGTRPAVAALAGTVGVAAAAAKVAFDSIVQRDAPDAARGQTFARFETRFQLVWVLGAAVPVVVTPLSRHIDLGMVVLAFAAAFAAFSYAVGRKAVAHHASEPRASEPRASEPRASDPRASDQGAAEPT; encoded by the coding sequence GTGGCGACCGACGCCGGTTGGCGGCCTCTTCGCAGCCCCGCGCGCGCAGGCTCGCGAGGGCTCGGCGCGTCGCCGTTCGCCCGTCTCGCGCTCGTCCACGCCCTCATGCTGGCGGGCGACACGCTCATCACCATGGCGTTGGCCGATTCGCTGTTCTTCTCCATCCGTCCGGGGGCCGCCCGCGGCAAGGTGATCCTGTATCTGCTCCTGACCATGGCCCCGTTCGCGGTGGTGGGCCCGTTGCTCGGGCCGGTCCTCGACAAGAGCCGCACGGGTAGGCGCACGGTCGTGATCCTCTCGGCGGCCAGTCGCGCCCTGGTGTGTCTGTCGATGGCGCACCACCTCAAGGGCTTGCTGCTCTTTCCCGAGGCCTTCGCCGCGCTCGTGCTCTCGAAGACCTACCTCATCACCAAGTCCGCGCTGGTGCCGTCGGCCGTCGACCGCGAGGAGGAGCTGGTCGACGCCAACTCGCGGCTCGCCGTGCTCGGGGTCGTCGCCGGCTTCGCCATCGCCGCTCCGGGCGCCGTCCTGCTGAAGGTCTCCTTCCTCGGCGGGGACTGGGTGCTGCGGCTGGCGGCTGTGGTGTTCGCCACCGCGACGGTGGCGGCGTTCCGGCTGCGTCGAGCCGCCGGGGACCCTCCCCCACCGGTCGCCGACGAGCGCCAGCAGCTGCGCGCCGCGGGCATCCGCCTGGCCGCGTCGGCGATGGCCGTCCTGCGGGGGATCGTCGGGTTCCTCACGTTCCTGGTCACCTTCGGATTTCGCCAGACCGCGGGGGTCCCCGCGTTCTGGTTCGGCGTGGTGCTCGTGGCCAGCCTCGTGGGCACGTTCTTCGGCAACCTCCTCGCGCCTCGCCTACGAAGGCTGGTGGCGGAGGAGCGCATGCTCATGGGCGCGCTGCTGGTCGTCGCGTTCGTGGGCCTGGTGGCGGCGCGTTTCGGCACCCGGCCCGCGGTCGCCGCGCTGGCGGGCACCGTGGGCGTCGCCGCGGCCGCGGCGAAGGTGGCGTTCGACTCGATCGTGCAGCGCGATGCGCCCGACGCGGCCCGGGGCCAGACGTTCGCCCGCTTCGAGACGCGCTTCCAGCTCGTGTGGGTGCTGGGCGCCGCGGTGCCGGTCGTCGTCACGCCCCTGAGCCGGCACATCGACCTGGGGATGGTCGTGCTCGCGTTCGCGGCCGCGTTCGCCGCGTTCTCCTACGCCGTCGGTCGCAAGGCGGTCGCGCACCATGCCTCCGAACCGCGTGCCTCCGAACCGCGTGCCTCCGAACCGCGTGCCTCCGACCCGCGTGCCTCCGACCAGGGTGCCGCCGAGCCGACCTGA
- a CDS encoding response regulator transcription factor produces MGEPETTILVVEDEESFVEALTVGLKREGFRVIVGRDGAEALSLFHAVRPDLVLLDVMLPKISGIDVCREIRTHSRVPIIMVTAKTSEIDTVVGLEVGADDYVSKPYRLRELVARIRAALRRAPRDQPVPSASVLEVGDVRLEPESHEVFVRGDLVTLPLKEFELLEVLLDNAGRVVTRDSLIDRVWGPHYVGDTKTLDVHVKRLRSKIEEDPSTPRRIVTIRGLGYKYEMSK; encoded by the coding sequence ATGGGAGAGCCGGAGACCACGATCCTCGTCGTGGAGGACGAGGAGTCGTTCGTGGAGGCGTTGACCGTCGGGCTCAAGCGGGAGGGGTTCCGCGTCATCGTCGGACGCGATGGCGCCGAGGCTCTCAGCCTCTTCCACGCCGTCCGGCCCGATCTCGTCCTGCTCGACGTCATGTTGCCGAAGATCTCCGGCATCGACGTCTGTCGTGAGATCCGCACACATTCCCGCGTGCCGATCATCATGGTGACCGCCAAGACCTCCGAGATCGACACGGTCGTCGGGCTCGAGGTGGGTGCCGACGACTACGTCTCGAAGCCCTATCGCCTGCGCGAGCTGGTGGCTCGCATTCGCGCCGCCCTCCGCCGCGCTCCCCGCGACCAGCCCGTGCCCAGCGCGAGCGTGCTCGAGGTGGGCGACGTGCGGCTCGAGCCCGAGAGCCACGAGGTGTTCGTGCGGGGCGATCTCGTGACGCTGCCACTGAAGGAGTTCGAGCTGCTCGAGGTCCTGCTCGACAACGCGGGCCGCGTCGTCACGCGCGACTCGCTGATCGACCGCGTGTGGGGCCCGCACTACGTGGGTGACACGAAGACCCTCGACGTCCACGTGAAGCGGCTGCGATCGAAGATCGAGGAAGACCCGTCGACTCCGCGCCGCATCGTCACCATTCGCGGGCTGGGCTACAAGTACGAGATGTCGAAGTAG
- a CDS encoding PAS domain-containing protein, giving the protein MCAPSRISTRRLPSPRCCSWSSRPDERSSHVADRRTGRGTRHGGPVSGGAIAAVLAAGGVALVILPWVLLSRRALRRRLSAITVRLGEGGADAEPVGSDAGGRGAEGRLDRLEHAATQAVSRVSAAQVRVGRLEGALASVSLGVVVCDERGEIVYCNEQAAPFVGARHSDFLAERAVLELIRGVVNGEAQTRTLDLYGPPRRTLNVVAVPLDDGWRSIGGAVVIEDVSERRRVDAMRRDFVANISHELKTPVGALGLLAETLGGEGDPDVVRRLAARMQLESQRVARIIDDLLDLSRIESEEAPLREPVPVHLVVAQAVERVRAAADQRGIVIDSTEAPQRVSVLGDRRQLVSALYNLLENAVKYSDANSNIDVRARTDGRWVELSVGDHGIGIPGRDLERIFERFYRVDQGRGRDTGGTGLGLAIVRHVAANHRGEVRVESHEGEGSTFTLRLPAGPGPVAVTQAEAG; this is encoded by the coding sequence GTGTGCGCGCCATCGAGGATTTCGACGCGTCGGCTGCCCTCGCCGAGGTGTTGCAGCTGGAGCTCGAGACCCGATGAGCGGAGCTCCCATGTGGCAGATCGGCGCACCGGCCGAGGAACGAGGCACGGTGGACCGGTGAGCGGCGGGGCGATCGCCGCGGTTCTGGCTGCCGGCGGGGTCGCGCTCGTGATCCTGCCCTGGGTCCTGCTGAGCCGGCGGGCGTTGCGGCGCCGGTTGAGCGCGATCACGGTGCGCCTGGGCGAGGGAGGAGCCGACGCCGAGCCGGTCGGGTCCGACGCCGGCGGCCGAGGCGCGGAGGGCCGCCTCGACCGGCTCGAGCACGCGGCCACGCAGGCGGTCTCCCGAGTGAGCGCCGCCCAGGTCCGCGTCGGGCGGCTCGAGGGCGCGCTCGCTTCCGTGTCGCTCGGCGTGGTGGTGTGCGACGAGCGGGGCGAGATCGTGTACTGCAACGAGCAGGCCGCGCCGTTCGTCGGCGCCCGTCACTCCGACTTCCTGGCCGAGCGGGCCGTGCTGGAGCTGATCCGCGGCGTCGTGAACGGTGAGGCGCAGACCCGCACGCTCGACCTCTACGGCCCTCCCCGGCGGACGCTGAACGTCGTGGCCGTCCCGCTCGACGACGGCTGGCGCAGCATCGGCGGGGCGGTCGTGATCGAGGACGTGTCCGAGCGCCGGCGCGTGGATGCCATGCGCCGTGACTTCGTCGCCAACATCAGCCATGAGCTGAAGACGCCGGTGGGCGCGCTCGGCCTCCTGGCCGAGACCCTCGGAGGCGAGGGCGATCCCGACGTCGTCCGTCGGCTCGCGGCGCGCATGCAACTCGAGTCGCAGCGGGTGGCGCGGATCATCGACGACCTGCTCGACCTGAGCCGCATCGAGTCGGAGGAGGCTCCATTGCGCGAGCCGGTGCCCGTGCACCTCGTGGTCGCGCAGGCGGTGGAGCGCGTGCGCGCGGCCGCCGACCAACGCGGCATCGTCATCGACTCGACCGAAGCGCCCCAGCGGGTCTCGGTCCTCGGCGATCGCCGTCAGCTCGTCTCCGCGCTCTACAACCTGCTCGAGAACGCGGTGAAGTACTCCGACGCGAATTCGAACATCGACGTGCGCGCCCGAACCGACGGGCGATGGGTCGAGCTGAGCGTGGGCGATCACGGCATCGGCATCCCCGGCCGCGACCTCGAGCGGATCTTTGAACGCTTCTACCGAGTCGATCAGGGTCGTGGCCGGGACACGGGCGGCACCGGCCTGGGCCTGGCGATCGTTCGCCACGTGGCCGCGAACCATCGCGGCGAGGTGCGTGTCGAGTCCCACGAGGGCGAAGGGTCCACGTTCACGCTGCGGCTGCCGGCAGGCCCCGGGCCGGTGGCTGTCACGCAGGCGGAAGCAGGCTAG
- a CDS encoding 5'/3'-nucleotidase SurE, with product MTLRVLVTNDDGVGAPGLIALAAGMVAAGHDVVVAAPSRDHSGSSAGIGPLGAGAGIEVVRVELPGIEGTPSFSVDGPPALAVMAARLGAFGPEPHVVVSGVNPGTNTGRSVLHSGTVGAALTAANFGISGLATSIATGEPSELATAVLLATAALAWLVDAPARTVLNLNVPNLSPAEVRGVRNARLAPFGSVRAAMAESRDGMLQIELTETDVELDPDTDTSLVMAGYAAITALVGVRAIEDFDASAALAEVLQLELETR from the coding sequence ATGACCTTGCGCGTCCTCGTGACGAACGACGACGGAGTCGGGGCGCCCGGGCTGATCGCGCTCGCCGCCGGCATGGTCGCCGCCGGGCACGACGTCGTGGTGGCCGCCCCGTCGCGCGATCACAGCGGCAGCAGCGCGGGCATCGGTCCCTTGGGCGCCGGGGCCGGCATCGAGGTCGTGCGGGTCGAGCTCCCCGGGATCGAGGGCACACCCTCGTTCAGCGTCGACGGGCCCCCCGCGCTCGCGGTCATGGCGGCCCGGCTCGGCGCCTTCGGCCCCGAGCCCCACGTGGTGGTGAGCGGGGTGAACCCCGGCACGAACACCGGTCGCTCGGTGCTGCACTCCGGCACCGTCGGTGCGGCTCTGACCGCCGCCAACTTCGGCATCTCGGGCCTGGCCACGAGCATCGCCACCGGCGAGCCGAGCGAGCTCGCGACGGCCGTGTTGCTCGCCACCGCCGCGCTGGCGTGGCTGGTGGATGCGCCGGCGCGCACGGTGCTCAACCTCAACGTCCCCAACCTGAGTCCCGCCGAGGTGCGCGGTGTCCGCAACGCCCGGCTGGCGCCGTTCGGCAGCGTCCGCGCCGCGATGGCCGAGAGCCGCGACGGGATGCTGCAGATCGAGCTCACCGAGACCGACGTCGAGCTCGACCCCGATACCGACACCTCGCTGGTGATGGCCGGCTACGCCGCGATCACCGCGCTCGTGGGTGTGCGCGCCATCGAGGATTTCGACGCGTCGGCTGCCCTCGCCGAGGTGTTGCAGCTGGAGCTCGAGACCCGATGA